TATATTCTTCAAAAGCATCTTGACAAATCTCATTGAATTTCTTCCATACATCTTCTTCTGTATGTTTTACTGTATCGACACGATAGCCATCAATTCCGTACTTTCTAATGTAATCAGAAAGCCATTTCATGATATAATATTTCGGTGCTTTTGGTAAGTTATATGTTGTAAAAAAAGCATTCAATTCTGCCACTTCTTTCTCCAATCGACCTTCTTTCGACCATTTTGCTAACAATTGTGGTGGTAGTAAAACATCATTTTCGGATTCCGTTAAAATATCTGGTAAGTTTTTCACCAACGTACATTCTATCGTCGATTTATAGGAATCGTACGTGCATTGAGGAGAAACACGAACCCAATCCGAAGGAAAAATACCATCCGAAGTTGTCGCTGGACCAGTGTGATTAATCACCGCATCCAACATAATACGAATTCCTTTCGAATGTGCTTTATCAACTAATTCTTGTAACTCTTTTTCAGTTCCCCAATTTTTATCAATTGAAGTCCAATCTTTTGTCCAATAACCATGAAATCCATACGTTTTCCCTTGACCTTCGTCTACAAAACCATGAATTTGCTCCACGATTGGCGTCATCCAGATGGCGTTTACACCTAAATCAGTAAAATAATTAGCTTCAATTTTATTAATTACTCCACGAAAATCTCCGCCTTCGAAACCTCTTAATTTTGCTGTTTCGGTTGTCCTTCCGTAGTTTACATCATTTGTTTTATCTCCATTTTCGAAACGATCTGTCAATAAAAAATAAACATTTGCTGCATTCCAAACAAATGGTTGTTTTTGGCTTGATTCATTTTCTTGTGATGATTTAACTTCTTTATTAGTTGCAACTTTTGAGGTTGTACAAGATGTAAAAAACAAACCTGCAAATAAACTAAGTTTTACTATTTTTTTAATCATTGATTCTGATTTTAAACATTATAGATGAGTCTTAAACAAGCTCAGAATGACAATTTCCGTTTTGTCATGTTAAACATATTTCAACATCTCATCATTCTTTATATAATCTTGAAACAAGTTTAAGATTACTTTCTATTCGTCATTTCAAGTGATTCTGATAAGAATCGTATCGAGAAATTAGGCGAATTTTCACATCTTACTTCTCGATATAAATTTTCTCCATTATCATTTCGAAAATTCACTCGAAATGACGTGAAATTAGAATTTAAAACTTTTTAAGTCTAAAATTTATTTAATCTCCTTAATACTAATTGCAAAACCTCCACCAGCTTGAGATGTTAAATCTAAAACTGATTTTACGTCAACCTTTTTTGTTTCGATTTTATAGGCTTGAGGATTTGTTTTGTAATGCGCATCTTTTGCATCAGCATAAATTGTTGCTTCGTATTTTTTCCCTTTCTCTAAGAAATCTAATTTGAGTTTCGTTGATCGAGGCGTTTCGCCATTCACATTTCCAATAAACCAGTTGTTTGAGTTTTTATCTTTACGTGCAATTGTTAAATATTTTCCTGGTTCAGCTTCCAAATAGTTAGAATCTTGCCAATCTACAGGCACATCTTTAATGAATTGAAATGCATCAGAAAATTGTTTGTAATGCTCGATAATATCAGCTGCCATTTGCAAAGGCGAATACATTGTCACGTACAAAGCCAACTGATTTGCTATTGTAGAATTAACATGCGAATGGTTGTTTGGATTTAATTTCTTCACATCCATTTCGAAAATACCCGGTGTATAATCCATTGGTCCACCTAAAAGACGTGTAAATGGTAAAATTGTGACGTGATTTGGTTTAGATCCTCCGAATGCTTGATATTCTGTTCCACGCGCAGATTCATTACCGATTAAGTTTGGCCATGTACGTGCAAGTCCAGTAGGACGAACCGCCTCGTGTGCATTCACCATAATTTTATAATCAGCCGCTTTTTCTATCGCATATTGATAATGATTGATGGTATTTTGACTGTAATGATAATCTCCACGAGGAACGATATCTCCTACATATCCACTTTTTACAGATGTATAACCATTCTTATTCATAAATTGATAGGCTTTGTCCAAATGTCTTTCGTAGTTTCGAATTGCCCCTGATGTTTCGTGGTGCATCATAATTTTTACACCTTTTGATTTTGCATAAGCATTTAACATTTTTACATCAAAATCTGGATAAGGTGTTAAAAAATCGAATACGTAATCTTTATGATTTCCAAACCAATCTTCCCAACCTTCGTTCCAACCTTCTACTAAAACAGCATCAAAACCGTGCTCTGCAGCAAAATCAATATATTCTTTTACATGTTTGTTATTCGCAGCATGTTTTCCATTTGGTTTCGCATTTTTATAATCTGTTACACCTAATTGTATAGTTGGAAATTCATCTGTATAAGCCCAAGAACTTTTTCCTGTAATCATTTCCCACCAAACACCGATATATTTTACTGGTTTGATCCAAGAAGTATCTTTGATCTTAGAAGGTTCATTTAAATTATAAATTAATTGTGGCCCTTTAAATGCTACTTCTCTTGCATCGTCACTTGCAATAATTGTACGCCAAGGCGTATTGAAAGGTGCTTGTAAATACCCTTTATCACCTAAAGCATCTGGTGTTAACCACGATTCAAATGTTAATGTTTTATCATCTAAATTTAAACTCATTGCAGGATAATTAATCAACGCCGCTTCGTGTAAGTTGATGTAAAGCCCATTTGTTGCTTTCATCATCAGAGCTGTTTGTACACCTGTTTTTGAGAACGCTTGTTGAGATGCATTTCCGATGTATGCTTTATCAAATAAACCTCTAATTTCTGTTAATTTAGATTCTGTATAATCGTATTCTTGTGTATCGTAATCTCCAGGAATCCAGAAAGCGGTATGATCTCCTGCCATTGCGAATTGAGAACGCTCTTCTTTGATGACAAAATATTTCAAATTCTTTTGTTCTGGAAACTCGTATCGGAAACCTAAACCTTCGTTGAATAAGCGAAAACGAATAATCATTTGACGATCTGTATTTGACTGAGAAACCGTCACCGCTAATTCGTTAAAATTATTTCTGATTTTATCGACTTCTCCCCAAACTGGTTGCCATGTTTCGTCGAAAGTTAATGTTTTGGTAGCAATGATTTTAAAACCTGATAAAAAGTTCGCAATATCTTTTGCTTTATCGTCTTCCACTCGGTCTTGGACAGCGAAATCCATTTCTTTGTGCTTCGTTTTAAATTCAAATCCTAAATGACTTGGATTGATTACATCTTTTCCTTTATATTTTAATTGATAAGTCGGTTTTCCATCTTTTGACAATGAGAAATCCATCACAAAATTTCCATTTGGCGATTTCAATTCTTGTCCATAAACCATGTTCATCATTGCGATCCCTAAACCAAGTATAAACTTAAAGTTTTTCATAGTGTTTGTTTTTATATTTTTTGTTTGTTTTATGCTTTACGTCTAATGCTTAAAGCTATAAATTACATGTTGAGCTGAACTGTTTTCAGTTTTTCATTCTCTCCTTTATGTGATCCTGCACTTCGACATGCTCAGTGCGGCAGTTCAGGATGACTTATTACTTTTTAAGTTCAATAATCATTGCAGTTTTACCATCAATTGAGATTTCTTCACTTGATTTAATTGGAAATGTTTTATCTGAAATAATCTC
This portion of the Empedobacter stercoris genome encodes:
- a CDS encoding glycoside hydrolase family 97 protein, whose protein sequence is MKNFKFILGLGIAMMNMVYGQELKSPNGNFVMDFSLSKDGKPTYQLKYKGKDVINPSHLGFEFKTKHKEMDFAVQDRVEDDKAKDIANFLSGFKIIATKTLTFDETWQPVWGEVDKIRNNFNELAVTVSQSNTDRQMIIRFRLFNEGLGFRYEFPEQKNLKYFVIKEERSQFAMAGDHTAFWIPGDYDTQEYDYTESKLTEIRGLFDKAYIGNASQQAFSKTGVQTALMMKATNGLYINLHEAALINYPAMSLNLDDKTLTFESWLTPDALGDKGYLQAPFNTPWRTIIASDDAREVAFKGPQLIYNLNEPSKIKDTSWIKPVKYIGVWWEMITGKSSWAYTDEFPTIQLGVTDYKNAKPNGKHAANNKHVKEYIDFAAEHGFDAVLVEGWNEGWEDWFGNHKDYVFDFLTPYPDFDVKMLNAYAKSKGVKIMMHHETSGAIRNYERHLDKAYQFMNKNGYTSVKSGYVGDIVPRGDYHYSQNTINHYQYAIEKAADYKIMVNAHEAVRPTGLARTWPNLIGNESARGTEYQAFGGSKPNHVTILPFTRLLGGPMDYTPGIFEMDVKKLNPNNHSHVNSTIANQLALYVTMYSPLQMAADIIEHYKQFSDAFQFIKDVPVDWQDSNYLEAEPGKYLTIARKDKNSNNWFIGNVNGETPRSTKLKLDFLEKGKKYEATIYADAKDAHYKTNPQAYKIETKKVDVKSVLDLTSQAGGGFAISIKEIK
- a CDS encoding alpha-amylase family glycosyl hydrolase, with amino-acid sequence MIKKIVKLSLFAGLFFTSCTTSKVATNKEVKSSQENESSQKQPFVWNAANVYFLLTDRFENGDKTNDVNYGRTTETAKLRGFEGGDFRGVINKIEANYFTDLGVNAIWMTPIVEQIHGFVDEGQGKTYGFHGYWTKDWTSIDKNWGTEKELQELVDKAHSKGIRIMLDAVINHTGPATTSDGIFPSDWVRVSPQCTYDSYKSTIECTLVKNLPDILTESENDVLLPPQLLAKWSKEGRLEKEVAELNAFFTTYNLPKAPKYYIMKWLSDYIRKYGIDGYRVDTVKHTEEDVWKKFNEICQDAFEEYKAANPTKILDQNKFFLLGEVYNYSINDAQQFHFPDQTVNYFENGFDALINFDLRSTQKESNKTVFDRYNDILQNKMDGKSVMSYITSHDDGSPFDKNRQNPWDAGTRLLLTPGISQIYYGDETARPLEVVGVEGDANLRSNMNWESIKPNSETESLLKHYQKLGQFRRNHPAVGAGNQTDLQNSPYIFTRKYKTDDVVIGLEMPIGKKSINVSSVWKDGTKVRDAYSSVSGKVVNGNFELNTTSDIVLLEKVN